Genomic DNA from Herpetosiphonaceae bacterium:
CGATCACAACCTGGGTCAAGGAGATGCGAGGTCCGCGCGCGGTGCGGCTCTACGAGATTCGCCGGTCCGGCGACGATCGCGCGCTGGTCACGGCTGAAGCGCTCTGGGCCTGGGTAGATCTGGCGACACAGCGGCCTCGGCCCATTCCACAGGCGGTGATCGATGCATTCCAGACGCGCCTCAAGCTCACGGACAATCGAGCGCCGCTGTCCTGCTCCCGCTGTGGCACGCCGCTGGAACTCAAGGGCAAGCGACCGCTGAATCAGCACGAGCGGCCCAGCTTATTCGGCGATCAGCCACAGGCGAAGGGCGAGCAGATCGATGTGTATGTCTGTCCCAACTGCGGACAGTCCGAGGTGTTCGTAGATAACGAGTACTCGGATTTCGATGGCTAGACGGGGCGAAAGAACAAAGAACAATCGGAGAACTGAGAGCAGGCGCTATGCGGGTGCTATGCGGGTGCCAGACCCAAAGGGTACCCCGGCATGGGCACCCGGCACACCAGGAATCGGAAACTTGGAACCTGGAACCTGGAGCTTGGAACGCGAAACGAGGAACGCTAAACGGAGTGGATCACGAATCAAAGGATACGGCGATCGTCGCGTGCGCGGTGGTGGCGGTCGCCGCGCTGCTGATCGGCGTGATGGTTGCCGTCGCCCTGCCAATGCTCTTTGGCCTATGACGATCGTCCAGCATACGAGGCACAGCCATGTTTCAGCTTCCCCCGCTAGTTAGATCAGGCACACGATCGCCGGATGCGCCGCCGTTGGAGCAGCCAGCAGCGTGCGTCGGGCTTGATGCGCATGCCTGAATCGGGTCGCGGGCGAGCAGCCCCGCAGCGCTTACCGGCAGCTACCTCCCCTGACAACGTAGGTCAGACCAGCTACCACCGCCGCTCGCAGAGACGGCGTAGCCTATAGACCCGGGTGGGACCAAAGGAGGTCAACGTGGAGATTTCGGTTACGGTCAACGGCAGAACGTACCAGCACGACGTTCCACCTCGCCTGCTGCTCGTGCATTATCTGCGCGAGCAGCTCAACCTCACCGGCGCGCATGTCGGCTGCGATACCTCGCAGTGCGGCGCGTGCGTGGTTCATGTTAACGGTCAGAGCGTCAAAAGCTGCACGATGCTGGCGGTCCAGGCGGACGGCTGCGAAGTCACCACGATCGAGGGGCTGGCGACGGACGGCACCTACCATCCGATGCAGCAGGGCTTCTGGGAGATGCACGGCCTGCAATGCGGCTTTTGCACGCCCGGCATGATCATGTCGGCCAGCGCGCTGTTGCAGAGCAATGCCAATCCCAGCGAGGCCGAGATTCGCCACGCGCTGGAAGGGAATCTGTGCCGCTGCACCGGCTACGAGAACATCGTGCGGGCGGTGCAGTACGCCGCCGGGCAGATGCAAGGGCAGGCGCAGGGCAACGGCCAGACCGCGATGCACGAGCAGGCCAAGCCGGAGACTCCCGAAACAGCGGCGGAGCT
This window encodes:
- a CDS encoding thioesterase family protein; the encoded protein is MQRFTTTLRVRHYEMDALGHVNNAVYLHYLEQAAIEHSEQLGFPMERYRQLGGVFILRKLEIDYRRPAAAGDTLTITTWVKEMRGPRAVRLYEIRRSGDDRALVTAEALWAWVDLATQRPRPIPQAVIDAFQTRLKLTDNRAPLSCSRCGTPLELKGKRPLNQHERPSLFGDQPQAKGEQIDVYVCPNCGQSEVFVDNEYSDFDG
- a CDS encoding (2Fe-2S)-binding protein, with amino-acid sequence MEISVTVNGRTYQHDVPPRLLLVHYLREQLNLTGAHVGCDTSQCGACVVHVNGQSVKSCTMLAVQADGCEVTTIEGLATDGTYHPMQQGFWEMHGLQCGFCTPGMIMSASALLQSNANPSEAEIRHALEGNLCRCTGYENIVRAVQYAAGQMQGQAQGNGQTAMHEQAKPETPETAAELEHPQREGGRPEEPETVEDWQSENAGVSDDAPAKPEARLNTGEGGL